Genomic DNA from Sphingobium sp. V4:
ACGACAGCGGGCTTCGCGCGACCGTCCTGGAGGAGGGGCTGCGCGAGGCGGGCTATGACGATATCCACATCGTCCCGCCGCGTGGCGCCTTCGTCGCGCGGCTGGAGCGCATGGCGCCCGACGTGGTGCTGATGGACCTGGGCAGCCCCAGCCGCGACACGCTGGAGGAGATGCTGACCGTCAGCCGCGCGCTCGCCCGGCCGATCGCCATGTTCGTCGACCAGTCGGACGACAGCATGATCGGCGCGGCGATCGACGCGGGCGTGTCTGCCTATGTCGTCGACGGCCTGCGCAAGGAGCGGGTGAAGCCGGTGCTGGAACTGGCGGTGCGGCGCTTCAACGCCTTCGCCAAGATCCAGACCGAGCTGGACGAGGCCCGCACCGCGCTCAGCGACCGCAAGATCATCGACCGCGCCAAGTCGATCCTGATGAACCAGCGCGGCCTTTCCGAACAGGATGCCTATGCGCTGCTGCGGTCGAGCGCGATGAACCAGGGCAAGAAGATCGTGGACGTGGCGCAGGCGCTGATCACCGCCAGCGACCTGCTGGGAGGAGGGCTATGACGACCGAACTGAAGATCGCCTTCCTGCCGCTGACCGACGCCGCTGTCCTGATCGCAGCGCGCGAGCAGGGCTTTGCCGAGGCGGAGGGGCTGGCGCTCCAGCTGGTGCGGACGACCAGCTGGGCGACGCTGCGCGACCGGCTGGTGTTCGGGCAGGTCCATGCCGCGCACATGCTGGCGCCGCTGGCGGTCGCCGTGACGCTGGGCCTCAGCCAGCAGGCCGCGCCGCTGGCCGCGCCCTACAAGCTGAACGTCAACGGCAACATGCTGGTGATGGCGACCGATTTCGCCAAGGCGCTGGAGCCGGACGTCGCCGCGCGGCTGGCCGACCCGCTGGGCACCGCGCATGATTTCGCCGCCGCGATCGGCCTGTGGCGGCGCAAGCCGGTGATCGGCGTCGTCCATCGCTTTTCCAGTCATGCGATCATGCTGCGCTACTGGCTGGCGAGCGCGGGGGTCGACCCGGACAAGGATGTGGTGCTGCGCGTGCTGCCGCCGTCGCTGACGGTGGAGGCGATGCGTGCGGGCGAGATTGACGGCTTCATCGCGGGCGAGCCATGGGGCAGCGCGGCGGTGGAGGCGGGGCTGGCGGAGACGGCGGCGATCGGCGAGCGCATCTGGCGGCGCGGCGTGGAGAAGGTGCTGGCCTTCC
This window encodes:
- a CDS encoding ANTAR domain-containing protein; translated protein: MRIVIIDDSGLRATVLEEGLREAGYDDIHIVPPRGAFVARLERMAPDVVLMDLGSPSRDTLEEMLTVSRALARPIAMFVDQSDDSMIGAAIDAGVSAYVVDGLRKERVKPVLELAVRRFNAFAKIQTELDEARTALSDRKIIDRAKSILMNQRGLSEQDAYALLRSSAMNQGKKIVDVAQALITASDLLGGGL
- a CDS encoding ABC transporter substrate-binding protein — encoded protein: MTTELKIAFLPLTDAAVLIAAREQGFAEAEGLALQLVRTTSWATLRDRLVFGQVHAAHMLAPLAVAVTLGLSQQAAPLAAPYKLNVNGNMLVMATDFAKALEPDVAARLADPLGTAHDFAAAIGLWRRKPVIGVVHRFSSHAIMLRYWLASAGVDPDKDVVLRVLPPSLTVEAMRAGEIDGFIAGEPWGSAAVEAGLAETAAIGERIWRRGVEKVLAFREPWLEENPDTVDRLLRALARAAAWCDDPANHAALAELMAAARYVDQPAELILRALGGRIVARAGEPAIANPDFMLFSREATPFPWRSQALWIYSQLVRWNMVAHDAATAAKAGAVFRPDIFRRALADSDMPMPGASMKLEGAVDLPLAVGSRRGELTLGPDRFFDGRVFDPEKIDDFLAGFAQPR